Genomic window (Desulforapulum autotrophicum HRM2):
GCAAGTACGGCAACTGCATCAATGATGCGGGCAGCCACCATGGGTTCGTTGTACAGGGGAACCTGAACCGTTACCCGGGGGATCCTGGTCATTGGGGGCAATTCAGGAGGATTAACCATGAATCGTTTGTTTTGCCCATGCCTGTGCCAGCAGGTCAGAAGCCATAATCTGTGGACCCCATACAGGGCTATTCCACCCATGCTCATAAAATGAGCCACCGTCAAAATAAAGAAGAATTTATCCATAATGACAGGGTCAATACCATGGGAAGGGTGGTAAAATCAATGAAATGTGGCCCATTGTAATTGTCGATATCTAACGGCAAACAGATATGGACAATCAATTGGACACTAGGAAATAAAACCCATACATTGCTCTAATTTATCAAAAGTAAAGGAGAGACCATGGAACGTACTGCCAAATGGATACTTGTGGGCCTGATTACTGTCGTTGTTTCTGCATCCACCTGTTTTGCAGGCGCATGGACTGCGCCCAAAGGTCGCATGTACAATAAATTAAGCGTTAATATATATACGGCAGACCAGCAGTATAATGATTCAGGAAACAAGACGGGCTTTGCCAATGATGGTGATTTTTCCGATACCAACATAAATTATTATATGGAGTACGGGATCACCGACACCTTGACTGTTCTTACTTCTTTATCCTATAAATGGCTGGAATCAGAAGACCTTTATAGCGTTTCCAAGACAGATGGCTTTTCCGATGTGGATTTAGGGTTGAAATATCGCCTTTTTTCAAACAGGGCAGGTGTCATGTCCATCCAGGGCCTTATCAAAATTCCGGAGATGTACGACACAGACGATGCTGTGCCCCTGGGCAATGGCCAATACGACACTGAATTCAGACTGCTCTACGGCCATTCCCTGTATCCCTTTATTCCGGGCTATTTTAACCTGGAGGCTGGATACCGATTCCGGGCTGAATCGCCTGCAGATGAGTTCCGTTATCTGGTGGAATTTGGAATGGATTTGACTAAAACTGTCTATGGCCGGGCAAAACTTGATGGGATTATCGGAATGGGTAATGGGGACTTGTCCCAGGATGTTTCGAACAACCCAACGACTTCCCTGGATTATGATCTTGGAAAGCTGGACCTGGCCCTGGGGCTTCATGTATCACCCAAATGGTGTTTTGAGCTGGGATACCGGGCTGAAATCTACGGCGAGAATACCGCGGCTGGAAAAAATATAAGTCTGGCAGTGATTTTCGAATACTGATGAAATTTTAAAAAGGTTTACCTTTGGGGTGTTCTTTTGAGCATTCCCAGAAGGGTGGTTGCCAGCACTGCTGCCCCGGGAGCTGAAATGATCATCAGGCTGGTCATCCCATTTTCAGCCCACTGGCCCGTGGCAGCAAGGGTAATGAGAACACCATAGGAAAGCATCAAAGACCAGGTGAAAACCAGGCCCCCAGGGGTTGGAGTAAATGGCAGAAAACCTGCAAGATAGATCGCATACCAGGGATATACGGTGGGGCTGAGCACCAGGTAGGCAGAAGAGATAATCAACAGAAAAATCATGGCATCTTCAGAAGATCGTTTTGTTGCTGACTGTCTGATGAAAAGGGTTCCAATAATTCCGGCAAATACTGTTGCAACCAAAAGTCTTGAGACCATTCCTGATCCGGTTAATTCCCTGATACTTCTGAAGATAAAGCCTGAAAATTCCCAATGCCTGAGGTAGTTGCCCAGGGTCACGAAACCATTGATCATTTCCGGAAAAAAGGGAAGACTAAGGGCCAGAATGGTGATAGAAAAAGACAATAGGGCAGTCAGTCTTCGTTCCTTGCCCACCATGAGCAACCAGGTGGGAAAGAAAATCAGGGGCACCCATTTGGTCACCACGGAAAACCCCATAAAGAGGCCGCAAAGAAAGCTGGAACGGTTTTGAATGGATAGGACAAGGGATGCAAGAAAAAATAAAAGGGCCGCACCATCAATGTGACCTGAACCTGCAATTTCAAGAACGGGCAGCGGATTCCAGGCATAGAGAATCAGCGGATACAGGGGACGACCCAGTGTCCTCAGCAGAATTAGAATCAGGACACAGGTGCCCATGTCCATGGAAAAAAGCATCAGCTTCATTCCGAGAACAGGTCCTGTAACACTCCCCAGGGCCGCACCAGCGGCAAATACTACCTGGGCCCCGGGAGGATAGATGGTTGGGATATGATTGTGGTTGATAAGGGGAACCAATGCCTTCATTACCGGGCCTATATTCTGGGCATCCAGGGGGGCGATTGCATAGGGATTGTTGCCTTGGATCATCATCAGGCCGTCAAACAGATACCGGTAAATATCATCGGAAAGAACCGGGGGTTGCCACAAAAACATGATCCGGAACAGGGCTGCCATGGTAATAATAAAAATCGGGGATTCGGCACGTTTTCCATGGGTGCCCCAATACTGTCCCAATGCAAGGAGAATAACAATGATACCTGAAATTCCTACAACCAGGGGGATTGAAGCCGATAAATCCGGCACCAGGGCAAGGCGCCCAAAAAGGATGGCAACCCCTGCCCCGATCAGGACAAGAGGGTTGGACAGGGGCCCCAGGGTGATGTTTTTTTTGATCATGATATGGGCAGCTGTTATCAGAATGCCAAATCCATGTCAAGGCGCTGACCTGGCACTTCTGGATGTTCAGGCCCTCAATAATGACAAAACCGCCTGGGTGATTTTGGATGCCCGACCTGTCAAGGCATGGGAAGAAGAACACATTAAAGGTGCATTTTCCTTTAGCTGGGAACAATATACAACCGTTGACAAGGATCAAATTGCCTATCGGATTAAAGATTCAAAAATACTTGGTCAGGCCCTTGGTGACCTTGGCATCACCCCGGTCACAAAGGTGGTTGTATATGCGGATGCCGGAGAAAGCTGGGGTGGAGAAGGCTGGCTTTGCTGGGCTCTTGAATGGCTGGGCCATCAAGGAGAGGTTCGACTCTTGAAGGGGGGCATTCAGGCATGGAAACGCAATGGGTTTGAACTTGCCCAGGGCAGGTCATCTCAACCAACACCTGTCCCGGTGTCTTATATCCCAAAGCCCGACGCTGCCATGCTTATCTCAGCCAGGGAACTCAAGCAAAGGCTCCATGAATTTCAGCTGGTGGATACCCGTTCCATCCGGGAATGGTTCATGGGTCATCTCCCCGGGGCTGTTCATATTTCGTGGACCCGTTTTTTCACTGGACCGGACCGAATTCCCCTGGATGTAGTTCAGCTCAAGAAATTGTTGAAAAAAAACGACCTGAATCCTGATAAACCGATCGTTTATTACTGCTCCGGTGGTATCCGTTCTGGTTATTCCTGGCTGGTCCATGAACTTGCAGGTTTGCCTGAATCCTTGAATTTCGAAGGTGGAACAGCAGAATGGGAGGTGGTTTATCCCTGAACGGTTTTATCCCATGAATAGAAAAAAGGGCGGGGCCGCCCCTGTTGTTCCAATCTGCCATACCATCTCCGTTGTGATTCCCACCAGAAACGAAGCGTTGGTTATCGGTCGGTGTATAAAAATCATCCTCAATGCTCCCCATGTTGTTGAAGTAATTGTGGTGGATGCAGGATCACAGGATAAAACCCGGTCCATAGCCGAAGCGGCAGGGGCAAAGGTTCTTCTCCATAACCCCTGCCAGGGAGACGGCAGGGGCCGGGGAGGGCAGATCCGAGCCGGCATTAACGAGGCCCGGGCAGATGTGGTGGCCATTGTCCATGCCGATACCCTGGTTCCCCCCAGGACCTTCACCCGAATGATCCGTGTGTTAAATGCCAGAAGACTTGTTATTGGCGGATCAGCAGGGTGCCGATTCCAGATCCGGTCTCCAGGCAGAGCATGGCAGATTCGAATTAAACTCATCGAATTTTTAAACCATGTCCGGGCCATGGTCTTTGGCATCAGTTTTGGTGACCAGGTACAGTTTTTCCGGCGGGAACCTGTTTTTTCAAGGGATCTGTTTCCAGATATCCCCCTTATGGAGGATGTTGAATTTGCCATTCGAATGCGTTCCCTGGGAGACCTTGTTTACCTGAATGAAAAGGTAGTGGTATCAGCCAGGCGATGGGAAACCCGAGGATCTGGGAATGCCCTTCTCGTTATCGCTCTTTTTTTCCTCTACCTGATACAGCGTCCATGGGGCCAACCGGATACAACCTTTTTTTATGAGCGTTACTATGGAAAACCCCCTGGCTGAACCGGCTGATTTCACCCAAGCGCTTTTTTATAACCGGCACGGCCGGAGCGAGGTATCTTCACCGGCCACAACGAATGATGAAACGCCTCTGTTTACAATACTTCGGTGAGTGTTTCATATAAATCTGTCTGCCCCAGGATCCGGAATGCCGCCATTGGATGGGACAAATGAGAGGGCTCATCAGACCCGTAATTATGGCTGTATCTGTAAATGGCCGATGGACACTACCATGTTGATATCCATATATGGTTCAGGCCTTTTCCAGCTCGGGTGATTTTGATAAATTTCGAAAAGCTGTCAGCTGTTCGGTGGTTCCCAGTACGCCCAGTGTATCCTGTTCTTCTAAATTAAAATCTGGGTCTGGATTGGAATTGAGGAGCCCCTCTCGTAAAATGCCGGCAATGGTCACACCTGTCAGTGTCCGGATTTTTGACTGTCCGATGGACATTCCGGCTAATGGGCTGCCAGGTTGGATGGTGATCCAGGTCAACTGGAACAATCGTGAACTGTTTTCAAGCTGGGCAATGGATTTGTATTCAGTCTGGGAGTCATACAGGGGCTGGTAGAGATTGTGACGGATTTCATCTGTAAATTGCTGAATCCTTTCAATGGGCAGGTCCAGGTGGAGCAGTGCCTGCCGGGTAAATTCAAGCCCGGTTTCCAGCTCTGGCTGCACAATATGATATACGCCATTGTTCTGGAACTCTTTCATCTGATCAAGGGAGTCGGCCCGTGTGACCACATGCAGATCCGGTTGTATTTTTTTTACCAGCAGGGTGATTGCCCGGGCAACAACGGCAGCAGGGGTGGTAACCAATAAGAGTTTTGATCGTTCGATGTTGGCTGCTTCCAGAATAACCGGTTGACTTGCGTCCCCGTAAATGAGGGGAAATCCAAAGGACTTTAACTGTTCAACGCGCCTGCAATCAAATTCGATAATAACAAAACAGACCCCGATCTTTTGAAGCACATCTGCGATATATTGCCCGACCCTTCCGCCGCCGGCAATGACCAGGTGGTCTTTCAGACCTTGTTCCGGCAGATTTATCGTCTGGAAAGTATAGGCCTTACCCCATTTATTGCGAAGGGCATACAGCGGTGTTGTCCATCCGGAAACAAAGGGGGTTAGAAACATGGTTATGATGGTCGTGGTCAGGATCAGGGAATAAAAATCTGCTGAAATAGAGTGGGTACTGACCCCCACCCTTGCCAGAACAAATGAAAATTCGCCGACCTGGGAAAGTCCCAGAGCCATTGCAAGGGGGATGACATTCCGGTAACCAAAGGCTTTGCTTAAAAAGCCGAAGATCAGTCCCTTGCCAACCATGATGATCAATACCAGCAGCATAACCGTTCCCAGATGATTGATCAGGTATCGAGGGTCAAACAACATTCCCACCGACGTGAAAAACAGAAGACTGAATATGTCCCTTAGGGGGATGATGTCGCTGAGGGCCTGGTAGCCGTAATCGGATTCACTGAGCAGCATACCTGCCACAAAGGCTCCAAAGGCAAAGGAAAGACCAAAGAGGTAAGTGCCGTAGCCGATGCCCAGTCCCATGGCAACGGTTGACAGCAGAAATAATTCCCTAGAATTCCAATGGGCAACCCGTTTCATGACCAGCGGGATAACCCGGGTGCCGGCTATAATCATCACCAGCAGAAAGCAGACGGCTTTAACCGCTGCCATGGCCAGCAGGGGTAACCCTGCCCTGGGGTGGTTCAGCTGGGGAAGGATGATCATCATCGGTACGATGGTCAGGTCCTGGACAATCAGCATTCCGATCATCACCCGGCTGGACAGGGTGCCCATTCGTCCTTGATTTTCAAGGGTTTTTAACAGCACCATCGTACTGGACAATGAGATCAGGGCACCGAACCAGAGGGACTGCATCCATGGCCATCCAAAGGCCTGGCCGGTGCAGAATCCAAAGACCATGGTCAAGAAGATCTGAATGGGGGTGCCGATGAGGGCAATCCTGCGGATGGGCTTTAACTCCTTGAAGGAAAACTCAAGTCCCAGGGCAAAGAGCAGCAAAGCAATCCCTATTTCAGCAAGCATTTCGATTTCATGGATACCCGATACGGTCACTCCTCCCGTATGGGGACCGACGGCTACACCGGCCAGGATATACCCCAGAATAAGGGGCTGCCTGAGCCGTTGGGCCAAGAGTGCCCCGATAAAGGCAGCCATTACAATGATAACTATATCCCCAGCAATTCCCATGGTCTCTGACATCTCCTCTTAAAAAAATTAAGGTTCTT
Coding sequences:
- a CDS encoding cation:proton antiporter domain-containing protein, whose translation is MGIAGDIVIIVMAAFIGALLAQRLRQPLILGYILAGVAVGPHTGGVTVSGIHEIEMLAEIGIALLLFALGLEFSFKELKPIRRIALIGTPIQIFLTMVFGFCTGQAFGWPWMQSLWFGALISLSSTMVLLKTLENQGRMGTLSSRVMIGMLIVQDLTIVPMMIILPQLNHPRAGLPLLAMAAVKAVCFLLVMIIAGTRVIPLVMKRVAHWNSRELFLLSTVAMGLGIGYGTYLFGLSFAFGAFVAGMLLSESDYGYQALSDIIPLRDIFSLLFFTSVGMLFDPRYLINHLGTVMLLVLIIMVGKGLIFGFLSKAFGYRNVIPLAMALGLSQVGEFSFVLARVGVSTHSISADFYSLILTTTIITMFLTPFVSGWTTPLYALRNKWGKAYTFQTINLPEQGLKDHLVIAGGGRVGQYIADVLQKIGVCFVIIEFDCRRVEQLKSFGFPLIYGDASQPVILEAANIERSKLLLVTTPAAVVARAITLLVKKIQPDLHVVTRADSLDQMKEFQNNGVYHIVQPELETGLEFTRQALLHLDLPIERIQQFTDEIRHNLYQPLYDSQTEYKSIAQLENSSRLFQLTWITIQPGSPLAGMSIGQSKIRTLTGVTIAGILREGLLNSNPDPDFNLEEQDTLGVLGTTEQLTAFRNLSKSPELEKA
- a CDS encoding glycosyltransferase, with protein sequence MNRKKGGAAPVVPICHTISVVIPTRNEALVIGRCIKIILNAPHVVEVIVVDAGSQDKTRSIAEAAGAKVLLHNPCQGDGRGRGGQIRAGINEARADVVAIVHADTLVPPRTFTRMIRVLNARRLVIGGSAGCRFQIRSPGRAWQIRIKLIEFLNHVRAMVFGISFGDQVQFFRREPVFSRDLFPDIPLMEDVEFAIRMRSLGDLVYLNEKVVVSARRWETRGSGNALLVIALFFLYLIQRPWGQPDTTFFYERYYGKPPG
- a CDS encoding sulfurtransferase, which gives rise to MPNPCQGADLALLDVQALNNDKTAWVILDARPVKAWEEEHIKGAFSFSWEQYTTVDKDQIAYRIKDSKILGQALGDLGITPVTKVVVYADAGESWGGEGWLCWALEWLGHQGEVRLLKGGIQAWKRNGFELAQGRSSQPTPVPVSYIPKPDAAMLISARELKQRLHEFQLVDTRSIREWFMGHLPGAVHISWTRFFTGPDRIPLDVVQLKKLLKKNDLNPDKPIVYYCSGGIRSGYSWLVHELAGLPESLNFEGGTAEWEVVYP